One Nothobranchius furzeri strain GRZ-AD chromosome 7, NfurGRZ-RIMD1, whole genome shotgun sequence genomic window, tttttacttttttgtagTATCTCGTCATAATAGTTCTTTTTACAGCTTCTCAAAATATTTGTCaacttatttttatgttttttatgccTTGTTTCAGCTTCCACAGTTCTCTGACTCAAGAACTTTCTATATAAAGtattttttttcctgcaagcGTTTAAAAGCCCCTTTGTCATCCAAGGCATAtctttttttagttttgttttgtattccaCTATTGGACAGTTTTTATCATATAACTCCTTAAATATGCTAAGAAAATAATCATAAGCTGAGTTAACATTTTTATTATCAAGATCTGTTTTCCAATCTTGTTCATTCCTTTTTTAGTGCATTCAGGGCATCACTTGTTACTCTTCTTTTAACTCTTTTATTATTATCAATGTCTTTTGTCTTCTAGCCACCATCAAAAATTGCAAAAATAGGAAGATGATCACTGATTTCATTTAATAGCAATCCACTGGTAATTAGTTTTTCCATGCAatttgtaaatatattatcaattaatGTAGTTCTATACGTTGTTATTCTGCTAGGCTTTGTTATCAATGGGtagagactctctctctctctctctctctctctctctctctctctctctctctctctctctctctctctctcgctctctgtcttatatatatatatatatatgtatatatatatatatatatatatatatatatatatactatatactgAAACGATAAATTCAACTGTCTTCTTATGTTCTCTGGGATTCAGCAAGTCGATAATAAAATCGCCACAAATAAAAGTATCTTTTTTTGCACACTTGCAAAAAGTTCCTTGATAATCTCTTTAAACTTGTCAAtgttagaatttggtgctttgtATATACAGCTCACTATTATATTCTTCATATTTTCCCTAATAATTTCAATAGAAACACATTCCATTATATTCTCAACTGCTAATGTCGTTCTTTCTACCACCTTAAACTTCAGATTTTCATCCACATACATTGCAACTCCTCCTCCATTTTTATTTATCCTATTTTTGTAAACCATTTTGTATCCTTGCATATTAAAATCCAAGTTTCAGAAATGGCTATTACTTCAAATACTTTATTGAAACTCCTTAGGTGTTTTTGAATACAAACTTCTACTGTTAAAGTGTATAATTGACATACATCATTCAAACTTATTTAGTACATTTAACTGCTCCTCAGTGTAATATTGACAACTGTTATTCAAATGATTAAAGAAATGATTATCAGGACAAATGTCTTGATCCGGATCAAACATAATTGAACTCAACAACTGTCACTCATTTCTGGCACAGTAGTATGTTTTTTCTTATTAATCTTGTCCTATGTATTTGTCTAATTCCTCCATACTTTTTATTTCTGTAACTGGACTTTGGCTTCTTCAGGTGTACCATTAAGTCTAATGTAGACTCTACAGTTGGCTGTCCATGTAGCTAAGATTTTCTTCTGCCTTTGATGAAATCTGGCTGTTTTAGCAATTTCTGCAGATGTTCATTTATGTAGACTTCTGTTCCTTTTAGTTTAGGTCGCTGTCTCAATAATGCAATCTTACATTTCCTGTTTGTAAACCTAATGTTTATATTTGGAGGTTTGTCTCACTTTCTGCTGAATAGAGAATGAAAAGCTTCAACATCATCCGTTTTTACTTCTATTCCCTTGGAATGGAAGAAGGTGATGACTTGTTTTTTCACTGATTGCATCTCTGTGTCATTATTCTGCTCATCATTTCTTTTTGACACAGCTTGGGCATAAGacctaggttttattttgaacCCTGAGACAATAACCTCATTCATTCTAGAGAATTGTTCTAGGTTAGCTACCCTATTTTCCAGCaatgcaattttttttatctttctctTCATTTTTCAATCTTAATGCTTTTACCTCCTCCTCCAAGTCTATGATTTGTCTGCTGTTTGCTCACTGTGGACACCTCTTCAGGCAGAAAGTCAATGGCTTTTCTGAATTCTTCAAGTTCCTCACTCGTTACATTTATTTTTAGTGGCATTATAATGTATGAGTTTCGCAGCGTAGAGGGTATTCCAGTGCACAATCCCGCTGATCACCTGGTCTGGCCTGTGGTCACCCCCACTGTTGTTTAGGCCTGTCAAGATCAAACACACGATGAATCTTTTCATGTCAATTAACATTAGTTCTGTGATTTGATTCATCTTGTTAACAGAGGAGTTTCAGTTGGAAAAACCAATCAAGAAGGGGTTGGAGAAACTTCCAAAGCCTCCAATGGAGAAATCCACCAAGCCAGCACCAGAGAGACCCTCAAAAGTTTTCATTAAACAAGCAGCTGTTGAAAGTTTGCCCAAACAGGGTTCCGACAAACCCAATAAGTCCCCACCGCCTCCTCCTCCAAGGAAAGGCTTCTCCCCCTCCAGCTCAGGCATGACCACAACCCGTTCTGGGGAGGTGGTGTACACCACCAGAAGGGGGAGCATCTCAGCACAGGTGAGAAGGGTTGACTGTTGCAAGAATATATAGATGATCTGTCTTTGAAGCAGAACTCAGACTCTTAGGATGTTGCTTTGAACTTGAAAATGAATGATGTAAGAAGTGATTGAGTTGACTTAACTGCTTATAGGAGAGTGAGGAGAACGCTCCACCTCCGTCTCCCCAACCCAAGCCCTCAAAGATTCCACCGGAGACCAGGTCGAAGCCTGCCACACCTCCCCTTGTCACTGCTTCTGATACTAGAGAAGAGGAGGATGAAAGCGACAAGTTCATGGCAGAACTTCAGGTGAGATGCATGCAAACACTTTCTTTCATACACATCCTGCCAAACGCATTCACAAACCCAGTTACTGGATGTCAGGTTGGTTTGATTTTCTGCATTACCGGAATCTGCTGCTTATCAATTTTTTCTTGTGGTGGTTGATTACCTTGGGAGTGGCAACGGCTGGGCACTGACAGCTGCCAAAGGAGGATCCTCCTTAGCATTCAGCTAGAATTAAACAGCTGTGGCTGTGGTCTAAAGAGTCCTCCACCTCAAAGTCCTTGTCCCCAATGTCCCTCTGACTTGTCTCCACTTCTCAGGTGTTCCAGAAGTGCACAGTTAAGGAAGTAGAGGGGAAGTTTTTGATTGAACCCCCTACTCAAACTGAACCCCAAATCAAAGAAATAAGACCAGGAACATTGTTACCCCTCAAAGAGAAAAAGGTAACACAAATGTCGCCGTGCAGCTGCCCATCTAACTGCCTGCCTCTACCAACTGTTTGATACAATCAGTGGCTGTCCTAACACTCCTACAACCCTTGTGCTCTTGCTTTGGCTTGAGAAAAACTATAAAAGTTGCCTCCACCAACCTCCTTTCCCTACCGCCTTGTTTTTCCTCCTTCCTTTGATTCTGCCAGAAATCACAGCTTGGGTACTTCACAGGATTAAGTCTGCATTAAAGCAAGCTTCCGAAAAGCTGCTGTGTCTTCTGTTTCTTGTGTTTTTAGACAGATTTCACCATCACGTGTCGTTTCTTTAAAATTAATAAAGACCTGTAACCGACCTTAAAGGCAACTGAATCGTCTTGTGTCCTTCTTTGATTGCATTTTTCATTTAAAATCAATAGGATATGCAAAGAATGGAGATATTCCTGaaatcaaattaaataaacaacaTATTTAAAACTCATCTTTGCAGACACATATTTTTGCAGACTTGGTTCATCAAGAGGTCAGTCTGACCACTTTGCATGCTCTTCCCCTCACTTATTTTCTGAAAATGTACTTCTCCATTGTTCTTTATCTTTGCACTTCACCTCAGTGTGTTTTTCTATGCTTCACAACCAATCCAGCAACATTATTTATAATGCAGATATTTTTAAATGCACAATTTAGCTAAACTAAAAAGGCATTTAAAAAAACAGTTCTCTTGTTCTCTGATACTCTAAATAATACAACTCTGAACATGACACTTTACTGATaattttatgaaattaaagagatATTCCTCCCCTAAGGAAAATTTTGTCTGTTGGCATATTCTCGAGAGTTAGATTAGTGGGAAGTGGGAGTTTTGTAACCAActcagtcattctcctaatctgaCAGTATTctgtttgctttagcttagcataaacaatgtaagtgaatggcaaCAACTAGCATTTTATTAATTCAGTTTCAAAAAGACCCCTACTTCCATAAACACAAATGCCTCGCTACCTGGTACAGTTTTTGAAGGAACAGCAGAGAAAGTTGTACAAAAAATGGCTGAGTACATGACAGACAAACTTTTGGGCCTTCTACGTCAAGTCCTTGCAGCATTGTTTTGTAGTAATCCCAAATTTAAATCGACTCCTGTAATTCCTTCGAGTTACTTATTATTTTCACCTGCAGCCTTTACGCCCCCTTTCAGCTCCTTGGCTCGAGATCGAATACGCAACATCTGATTGACGCCAAACTAACACAAAACTCTCTTAGTAAACCTATGACGACCTCAATGGGATATTAATATAATCCGTTAGAACGCCCCCTACATAACTTTATGCTTTAATAACTTCTAAGATAAAGGTCAAAATTGCATCAAACACTCTATGTCATCatttgactgcaccaaacacattaacGTGGTCATTGGTTCAAATCCCATTGGCTCCGCCCCTTGAAGCTGTCTGTCTCTAGTTAGCACACACAatatctgattgatgccaaactgaCACAAAACTATTGTTGTCAACTTACAAACAGCTCTGTTGGATTGAATTATATTTTAAAACACCGCCCCCTATGATTTCCCAACCAGCTGTATCTGCTTGATGCATAATCAGACGTGCACCAAATTAGCTGGGCTTACTCATGATTTACTGAATAACCCATTAGTGTGGTGAATATAGAGCACcccctagtggtgagatgtgtaatttaatggcATACTCCGAGGAGATGCTGAGTTAGGGTGAGGTGACCGTTCACAGTGTCCAGGGTCACGGGGGTCGATGTTTTTGTGCCGTGGACGTGCTCAGGTGCCCCGGGATGCCGCACCAGGCCAAAGCGGCACAGAGCtgtgagggccgaacgacgctgcttgcagctttaattttcactTGTAGCCTTTATGATTGAGGTCCCcaaattattttttaattatttagatACATTTTCATGACTTTTCAtgcaaaatgctagctgttaccattcacttacattgtttatgctaagctaaaactAACTGACTACTGACAAATTAGGAGAATAACTGGGTCAGTTACAAAATGCGTTTTCCCACTGATCTACCTTTGGGGTAAAAGACTAAATTTCACTTAGGGTCAGAATATCCCATTAAGTCAAACTTCTTCCAACAAAAGTCAAACAGACTGTTTTTTCATAAATTACTGAAGCAGTAAAAATTGTAGTGATAATCTTACATTTTTAAGGTAAATGTTATACGTGCATATTTTTTTACAATAAACATcagaaaataaaattaacattATTAACTAAAACTAAATTTCAGCAGTATACATATGAAAAATCTTGATGTTACTTTGTTGAAGATATTTGTCCAGTTCAGTTTGACACTTTAAATGATTGCTTCTGCAATCATCCATGTCAATTCAGAGTTAATCTGTTGCAACTTGGCAAACCAGTTGCACAGTAATATTATTCCCTCACACATTGTCCTAGCAGAGCTCAGAACCCAGCCGAGAGGACAAAGACCCAGAGACAGATGAAAATGGAAACACAACAATGCGTCAGAGCCAAGGGGTATGTATTCCTTATACTTTACTCATGTTAATTTAAAATTTAAAAGTTTGAAATCAGTTACCAATTTTTACAATTAAAATTTGCAGGTCATATATTACGTGACTGGCCAGATTCCCAAAGATCAGCCACCCTCGTTGGCACTGGAAGGCGCCCCAGAAAACAGAGAGCCCTCTCAGCCTCCAACACAGGTGTCACATGTCACTGTTAATGACAATTCTCCAAGCCAGCAACAGCAGCTGCCGCCTCTGTCTCCACCACCCAAATCACCCGTTACGCCTCCACCCATATCACCTAAACCCGTTGGACTCAATGGGTTCAAGTTGCCAAGGAAGCAAGTCAAACGTGCTGAATCCTTAAAGACCACAGCAGAAATGGAGGAGAAAATCCTTAACAAGACGAACACTGAAAAGAAAAGCAAAATTTGTTCAGTGAATGTTTCCTTTAATAAAAACAAGACACCTTTGCAAGTGGCGGCTAAAACAGCCAATCCTCTGAAAGAGGCACCCAAACAGTTTGTTCCTCCACCCAAAAAAACTTCAAACAACAAAAGTGATATATTTAGAACACATTTTGAAGATGGTAATGACGGAGCAGGTCTTAGTCCAGATTTACCTGAAGAAGAAGCACCTCCACCTCCAGACAACATAGCATTTATGATCACCAACAGCAAGGTACAGGCCCTGTCTTGTGGCGAGTACCAAGAACTGGTCACTGCCAAGAAAGGGAGTGTCGAGACAGTTACTGtaggcagtgcaggaaacagagcAAACACCACAGTTGATCCTGCTGTGCCACAGGACAATGGCATTAACAAGAAGCCAGTCATCATCATCTTTAATGAACCAATGGATATTCGCTCAGCTTACAAACGCCTCTCCACCATTTTTGAATGCGAGGAGGAAATGGAGAGAATGCTTGCCGAAGAGACTATTAAAGAGGAAAGTGAGGAGTCCGACACAGAGCGTAATTCTGGAAAAGCTGGAGGTCCTGAGTTGGCTTTTGGTTCACAGAGTTCTGCAGATCACACCAGGTCATCATCCTCATCTTCATCCTCAATATCAGAACTAGCAGATGGTGGAGCGAATGCAGTGTCAAATGGAGATGCCAAACAAGATGGTAAGAAGAAGTTCAAGTTCAAGTTCCCAAAGAAGCAGCTGGCAGCATTGACGCAGGCGATTCGCACTGGCACCAAGTCTGGAAAGAAGACGCTACAAGTGGTGGTGTATGAAGACGAGGAGGAATCTGATGGCACAGTCAGAGAACACAAAGAGGCAAAGAGATTTGAGATTACACGCTCAAAATCATTAGCGGACGCTCCAAAGGAATCAGGACCTACCACTCAAAAGGATCAGAACTCTGATAACCTTTGTAGGACAGATGAGATTCGGAAGAATGCCTACAAGACCCTGGATAGCCTTGAGCAGACAATTAAGCAGTTAGAAACAACTATTAGTGAGATAGGACCACGCTCCATCGAGGAGCCAGGCAGCACTGAAGACACTAAGACAAGGAATGGGAAAAACTCAGAAGGGGCTGGGCTGAGGAGGTCCACTTCTCTCCCTACCTCAAGAGCACATGGGCATAAGGTAGCCAACAAAAATTCATTGCAGAAGAAGACTAAACCTCAACTACTTCCTCGTCCTGTAGTCAACCCTTCTACCAACaataccaccaccaccaacagcaCTGTCCTCAGTGTTCCCAGCACCCTACAGCAGGTCTCTCTCTAGCTCTTGTTGCTCCAGGAGACTTTGGGTCCTTCTTTTTCACTTTCAAACTACCTTCACTCCAACCCTAACCACTGAAATTCCAAAGTGATTAATCCACTCCACAGGTGCTCAGAAATGTTGGATATGACCCCAGTGGCTCTTTGCCTCTGGGAAATCATGTCAACATGATTGGGTGGCTTTTTGTTAGGTCCCTGGTTTATCGTTTTTCTCCTGAGGTTTGTTGCTAAAACTCAGCAAGTGGTGCAATGATCTTTAAAGGCATTGTCATGATGCTCCTGTGACTTCCTCATTCTTGACTGCATGAACTTTAAACTGACTTAAAAGTTGATGGTCCTACTGGATGCATGGTCTTTCACTGGTGTTTGTTGAGGTGTTAAAACTAAAAGACTGTTTTACATACCCTGACTTTTCATACTTCCTATGTGGTGTGTGTTTTCTCtatcttttgttttatttcttgttGTGTTTTTCATTTGGATCCCCTTGCAGAACACCAGTGTCGCTTCCCCTACTAGTCGGATGCCCGTCCCTATGTCTGCAAAGTCCAGGCAGTCGCCGGCTACAAGTGACAAAGCAGGAAAACAGCAAAAACTGCAAGACGGTCAGAGGCAGTTTCGACAGGTAGTTTTAATGTAGGGTTTTACCAGAGAATAGACAAAATAAAATGATAGGAAATGGAAAGCATGAAGCATAAAAAGGGGGAAAAACTACCAAAGCTGTGAGATTTCAAGTGTTTCAAAGTAATCAATAAATAAAGCCACCTTGGTGGTGACTATGGATCTGTTCTTGTTTCTCTCAAGTCTGCATTGACACAAAGGCATGTTTGACTCTTGACTGTTACCCCATAACATCACTGTACTGTATGCTTCTGCATGTTCACACTGCTCATGGTTTTCACTGTGTTGGTGGCTTAACGAGTACATAAAAAATGGAGTAAGGCAAAGAAAAGTGGAATCTTGTCCTGTCATCTTCTGAGTTGTCCATCACATCTCCGGTTCCCATCACAGCTGAGTTCCTAAACAGTGTCGCCAAACCTAAGACGCCTCTGGCAATGTTCAAGCACAGATTTAACCGACATTTTGGCTCCTCCTTTCTCAATGCAACTATGCTCAAACCCAACATCGCTCCTTAGCTTTCTTAACCCCATGGTGGTATATATTTCCTTACCCTCAGGACGTTGGCCTAACCCACGTTTTCCTTGTCTGCTGTCACTCCTCAAACCCCTAAACTTGTTTCCTAATTCACTAAAGTTCTTGTACAGTATGCATCTTTGCCTTCTCGGTTTCCCTCCGACAGCCGCACATGATACCTAACAATCCTGCTGACGCATTGGAAATCCTTTCTACCATTGCATCGTCTAACATTTGCATTGTTTTCTTTCTTGGTAACATGTGTCTTGGTTCAAAATGTCATACTTTCCTTGTAAAAAAAACAGCTTCATATGTTTTTGGTGTCTTTTAGTTGTGCCTTAGATATATATGTTTGTCTATGTGAATAACTTAGTTTTACTTAACATCGTCTTGCCTTTTTACTTGtatattatttttataattttctTTTTTGACAGCGAGTATCTGTTTTGGCATCTGTTTGCAGGCTAACGGAAGTGCTAAAAGAGTGGGAGGGGATCATAAAACTACTTCCCCCACTATACCCGTTTCTAAAATCCCTGCTTTTTATCCTAGCTCTACTAAAAGCAGCTCCCAGTCTACGCAAAACTCAGATGCTACTAATCCCATTAACCCGtgttcctcctccacctcctctaccTCTGCAATGAAATCCTCCATCCTGTCCTCTCATGCTACTCGTTCCGGTTCCCTCACCTCCTCCCATATCCCCTCACTGTCTAACGGATCCCTCAAACTTCCCGCACCTTCACAGCACACAGGTAAAGCTGTCTCGTTCTCCTCACAGACTCAGAATGGTCGAgtgcactcctcctcctcctcctcttcattctcctccaccttctcCCCCTCCCCTCTGTCACCCACACCATTGGGCCCAGGTGGGAAGAGCATCCGCACCATACACACCCCCAGCTTCACCAGCTACAAGTCCCACAACGGCAGCAGCGGAAAGTCCTGCATCCCATCAGCCACAGCAGCTAAGGACACAACTTAGCCCCATAATCGCCCCTCGGGTAAACCTGATTGAGCTTCGTGTAAGAAAAAAATTGGTTCTGGTTAATTATTTTCTATTTTTCTACGTATTAATGATGCACTCCTGTAATTATTATCTCCGACACTGGCTTTCGCACACTGCTTATTCTCttgccagggtatccgcgggtccttaaaaagtcttgaaaagttttaaatttgcttttccaaatttaaggccttaaaaatccttaaaaatgacaaataatccttaaatagttcccaaaggtcttaaattaccaaagacccagtaaacaagattcttttatttctataaaattttcgtgaatttttagttagtattcagcattttttgtgtataagcACAACCGTACTCATTCAGTTGGTTGTCGAAAGGGGTTATTTTTAGATTAgcgcattagctggttaagctagtgggagcttgcgtcaTGGGGAGGtgaaagtttaatggtaactggatggctaatcccacgttggcgacatggttagcaccggttccaggcaatagctggaaattatagcttaaattaaattttaaaaaatagcttaaatttggtcaaagtgaccttaaaaaaaggtcttaaaaagtcttaaatttggctcccttagacctgcagataccctgcttgcGTCATCAGTTCTCTTTTTAAATCATTGATTTTATCAATACCAGATGTTCTGACAAAACATTTTATAATACAACTAAGAAACTTGTTAGTTTTTATTTTGGACTTTGTAGTTCAAGTGTCCTGAAGATATATTTTCTTGACGTAGTCACGCATAGGCGATAGAAAGATGATTCACAATCAAATAAATATCATGTAaacttaattttattttgaaagaagagATTGGATAAATGTAGTATCTTATATTTTTTCAGTCAACAGACATTCAGACAGCCCTTGTTAATGCTTTTAATGAATTTATACAAAAATGTGCatgcacatttaaaaataaactcatAATTGTAGATTTCTCCAAGTATTTCTTTATTTGTTCATCTCTAAGAACTGCCACTTTATTTTACAGAGTTGAAACTTCTCACAAGTAATAAAAGTTATCATTTTATTGTGCCTATTTGCCAAAGTTGTTGCATATGGACTCACTTCTTGCCTAACTCAATCATGTGAGGACTTTACATGCACTCTCTCAGTGTGACGGCTGAAGTGTTGACTGTTCTGCTGGTCTGGATTTGTTAACATGTATTGTTGCTGTTAATGTAACCCGTACTGAAATCAAACCTGGCTCACATGTACATAAAGTAAATGCTTCTACTAAGAAAATGAGTAGTTTTGTTAACATACCAAGGTTTATTTGTATGCATGCCTTTGGAATACTTTAGGAGAGTGATGTAAAAGAATACATTATGTTTGCACAGATAGATTTTTGTAAATATGTTGTTTtcgttttttaaatttttttttgtaaAGCTTTAAATCCTGATATAAATGAGCAATGtgttaaagaaaaaaaatggtgTTAGCAAAAATAAAGACTTGCATGCGTGTAGTGCACTGAACTGGTggaatttttgtttttattttctggtttCCTGCTTCAAACATGCAATTGTGTGTgagggtgttgatgcatgattgggggggggggggggggttgtttgcATCATGCACAAGGTTAGACTTCTCACTTCCTTCACCTGTCATTCTAAAATTTATGTTTCTCATGGCTGGTGACTTAACTGCAGCTCTGCTTCACAACAGTAAATGGTAAGAATTTAATTTATGACACTATCCACAAGATACGAGGCTTTCTTTAATAAATGTGCTCTTACAGAACACCTTTTAATGAtattattagatttttttaaactgTGTAAATGCAATTGTGCTTTTAAATGGGCAAAATAGTAAATGTGTATTTGAAATGCCACATCAAAGTTTTAAATAAATTGTGTTTAAAACGTGCTTAAGAAAATCCATTaaaaaaccatcaaccctgctcaatggtcaactttcctggcagggtcacccatgaagacagtgtgaGGGTTAAATAAAAATCCATCTAATTATATCTGTAGCAGCTGTTTCCTGTTGGCTAATTTTTTGCAGAATAATAGCCATTTACAGTCTCAAAGTTGATTCAGTGGAAACGAGTTCTTCCTCCTAAGTTTCATGTGACGTGTGTGACATAACAATTCTGCACGGGGCTCCTTATTCTTGGTTTTGTTCTGATAAAACAACAGGATGAGTTTGCAGAATGCACCATGGCTGTGGAATAATAACTGGTCATTGTTTCTGCCTTGTCAGAATGATTCAAATATGAACACTTCTACTGGGGAGACAGAAGGCTTCAACGGCACACCGATGGCATTGTGGGATATAATCCTCTCCGTGTATTACATCCTGATTTTCATCGTCGCTTTGGCTGGAAATTCTTTGGCACTGTGGACTTTCTTTCACCAGAAACACACATCTTCTAAAATCTTCCTGATGAATTTATGGATTGCGGACATTTGTTATGTCTTGATTCTACCCGTGCGTGTAGTTTACCACCTGTCTTACAGCCACTGGAACTTTGGTAGCATCCTCTGTCGACTGTCGGGCTTTCTCTTCTACTTAAACATGTACTGCAGCCTCTACCTGATGAGTTTCATCAGCTTGGACAGATTCCTGGCTGTGGTGTTGCCTTTAAGGTCACAGTCAGTTAGAAAGCCTCTGTATGCAAAAGTAGGTGTTGCCATACTTTGGGTGATGGTCATTGTCTCAATGAGTCCGTCTCTCTTCTCCATAAAGAACCACAGCAACTCAACCAACACCTGCAGCATGCTGTACCTCGAGAAGACGTCTCCCCAAGCTTTGGTTTCCACTATCATTGCCTTCTTGATTCCTTTCATCACCATACTTATTTCTTACGTGCTGATTCTGTTGAAACTAAGGAAACTCAAGCGGCAGGAACAGCGTCCGATTAAGGCCAAAGCTGTAAAAATGATTGTTTTAATTGTGATGAACTTCCTGTTTGCATTTGTGCCCTATCATGTGTGCAGGGTTGTATATATTTTAAGTGACATCCACGGACACGGTGCAACAGCTAACCACGAGTCACTGGAAAGAGCCAATCAGATCACATCTGCACTCACATGCATTAGCTGCATTCTGGATCCTGTGATGTACTTTGTCTTAAACCAAGCTTACAAGAAGACATTCCTGCAGCTTTTCTGCAAAAGTACAACAAATAGTTTATAAGACTTGGTGTTTTCATTGAGCAATCGAAGCAAGGTAGGTATTTTAGAAAGCCAACAACAATTTAATCTCTCTCAGGTCCAATTTCCTTTAAAAAAATTTAAGTAGAAAGGCTAAGCATCAAATTGGGCTTTGGCAGCTAATGAGGACATTTAAAAGACAGCTGAAAAAGGCTTGATTTTAATTATAGATTATCTTCTTCCTGGGGAACTAGAAGCAGCCCGCCTGCATGAAACTTCTCTTTAAACTTTAAATGCCAGTTTTTCTATCAATAAGGAGACTCTGCAACTCTTTTTTGACTAACAGAACCATTATACTTCCCCATCATGGATGATTGATCTATATTCTTAGAATACCACAACATGGGAAGTAATATCCAATAGTTGTTAAAGACCCTAATAGAACTATGTTCAAGCAGACTTTTGTTAAATTAGATAATGAGATCAGACAACCTCTCCCAATTTCAGATTTAACAACCCATCTATTTGATGTTTTACACTGCATTAAGATGtcaattttttactttttctgttaCTAAATGTGTATTTTTTGTTGTTTCTCATTGGATCTTTTTGATGTTAGCATATTTTACTGTACCACattttaaaatagttttatttttatttatttgatttgttttatgttgtgtggtgggtgggtggtaTGCTTTGATTGTGTTTAATAGCTTGTAAAGCAACTTGAATCTATTTTGTATATAAAATGACACAAATAAAGTAGAACTGTATGATGTGTTTGCTGCAGACATCCATAGAGTAAATTCAAACAAAGTTTGCCAAATTTTTAGGGCTTTCATTGGTGCAAGAGGAAATACTGCTGCGGTTGATGCACAGGTACTTAGAAAAACTGAGAAGAGGTTACACTTGACAGATAAGGCAGCAGTAACTGGGGCATTTACCACATGATGCAAATGGAAAACCACAAGGgattaaaaatattaaaggtgAAGATTCAGAAATTTCTAAAACACCCTTTTTGATAAGATCTCATGCAAgaaaatatttaattataaaacacTT contains:
- the LOC107382468 gene encoding uracil nucleotide/cysteinyl leukotriene receptor, whose product is MSLQNAPWLWNNNWSLFLPCQNDSNMNTSTGETEGFNGTPMALWDIILSVYYILIFIVALAGNSLALWTFFHQKHTSSKIFLMNLWIADICYVLILPVRVVYHLSYSHWNFGSILCRLSGFLFYLNMYCSLYLMSFISLDRFLAVVLPLRSQSVRKPLYAKVGVAILWVMVIVSMSPSLFSIKNHSNSTNTCSMLYLEKTSPQALVSTIIAFLIPFITILISYVLILLKLRKLKRQEQRPIKAKAVKMIVLIVMNFLFAFVPYHVCRVVYILSDIHGHGATANHESLERANQITSALTCISCILDPVMYFVLNQAYKKTFLQLFCKSTTNSL